One segment of Malassezia restricta chromosome V, complete sequence DNA contains the following:
- a CDS encoding exosome complex component RRP41 has product MDGRRPHEFRSMELTVSPHASATTSLVPTTASASVRPDGSAKVTQGLTSVTACIYGPREPSRMARTPIVRPNRASIHAEIAMAPWGGQDWRHRSRNDRRIVEWANALRSTFEPVVQLHLYPRAQIDMVLYVHQQDGGVLPAMIHACTLALMDAGVAMSDYVTAMTCGLYGSTALLDLNVTEQMDLPYATVAILPRTGGVPLLQLDTRMHKDRFDTMMRTCVEAADVLQSELDAAIRGRTAQLVEAAVASRPRPMDR; this is encoded by the coding sequence ATGGATGGCCGGCGACCGCACGAGTTTCGATCTATGGAGCTGACCGTGTCGCCGCATGCGTCTGCTACGACGTCACTGGTGCCGACGACTGCGTCGGCATCCGTGCGACCTGATGGCTCGGCGAAAGTAACCCAAGGACTCACCAGTGTGACGGCATGTATATATGGTCCACGCGAGCcgtcgcgcatggcgcgtACGCCGATCGTGCGTCCGAACCGTGCGAGCATCCACGCTGAGATTGCCATGGCGCCGTGGGGTGGCCAAGATTGGCGGCATCGCTCGCGTAACGACCGGCGCATTGTTGAATGGGCGAATGCCCTGCGCTCAACATTTGAGCCAgtggtgcagctgcacctgTATCCCCGTGCGCAGATCGACATGGTGCTGTATGTTCATCAGCAGGATGGAGGCGTGCTGCCTGCCATGATCCACGCGTGTACACTGGCACTGATGGATGCGGGTGTGGCCATGAGCGACTATGTAACAGCGATGACATGTGGCCTATACGGCTCGACGGCGCTACTGGACCTGAATGTGACGGAACAGATGGATCTGCCGTATGCAACCGTGGCTATTCTGCCGCGCACGGGCGGTGTGCCACTACTTCAGCTCGACACGCGTATGCACAAGGACCGCTTTGACACGATGATGCGAACGTGCGTCGAAGCGGCCGATGTGCTACAGAGCGAGTTGGACGCAGCCATCCGTGGCCGAAcggcgcagctggtggAGGCCGCCGTAGCGTCGCGACCGAGGCCCATGGATCGATAG